In Aptenodytes patagonicus chromosome 12, bAptPat1.pri.cur, whole genome shotgun sequence, a genomic segment contains:
- the HNRNPH1 gene encoding heterogeneous nuclear ribonucleoprotein H isoform X10, with protein MSTTEAETEPSLTPNVMLNTESSEGYVVKVRGLPWSCSTEEVQRFFSDCKILNGALGIRFIYTREGRPSGEAFAELESEEDVKLALKKDRETMGHRYVEVFKSNNVEMDWVLKHTGPNSPDTANDGFVRLRGLPFGCSKEEIVQFFSGLEIVPNGITLPVDFQGRSTGEAFVQFASQEIAEKALKKHKERIGHRYIEIFKSSRAEVRTHYDPPRKLLAMQRPGPYDRPGLTRGYNSLGRGSSLERMRRGAYGGGYGGYDDYNGYNDGYGFGSDRFGRDLEWTLFSAGMSDHRYGDGGSTFQSTTGHCVHMRGLPYRATENDIYNFFSPLNPVRVHIEIGPDGRVTGEADVEFATHEDAVAAMSKDKANMQHRYVELFLNSTAGGSGGAYGSQMMGAMVKESEGVVQDWNTSTLPGSQSSYGGPANQQLSGGYGGGYGGQSSMSGYDPGSQGAMNSSYYSSGNRASMGVNGMGGMSNMSNMSGGWGM; from the exons ATGT CAACTACAGAAGCTGAGACGGAGCCGAGCCTCACCCCCAATGTGATGCTCAACACGGAGAGCAGCGAGGGATATGTGGTGAAAGTCAGGGGGCTGCCTTGGTCCTGCTCCACCGAGGAGGTGCAGAGGTTTTTCTCCG actgcAAAATCCTAAATGGGGCTTTGGGTATCCGTTTCATCTACACCAGGGAGGGCAGACCGAGTGGAGAAGCATTTGCTGAACTTGAATCAGAGGAGGATGTGAAATTGGCActgaaaaaagacagagaaacaatGGGACACAGATATGTTGAAG TTTTCAAGTCAAACAACGTTGAAATGGATTGGGTTCTGAAGCATACTGGTCCCAACAGCCCTGATACGGCTAATGATGGTTTTGTACGTCTTAGAGGACTCCCATTTGGCTGTAGTAAAGAAGAAATTGTGCAGTTTTTTTCAG GGTTGGAAATCGTGCCAAATGGGATAACATTGCCGGTGGACTTCCAGGGGAGGAGTACGGGGGAGGCCTTCGTGCAGTTTGCTTCACAGGAAATAGCTGAAAAGGCTCTaaagaaacacaaggaaagaaTAGGGCACAG GTACATTGAGATCTTCAAGAGTAGTCGAGCGGAAGTGCGCACTCACTACGACCCTCCACGCAAGCTGTTGGCAATGCAGAGACCCGGTCCTTACGACAGACCTGGTCTTACGCGGGGATATAACAGTCTTGGTAGAGGAAGTAGCTTGGAAAGAATGAGGCGCGGAGCTTACGGAGGAG GTTATGGAGGTTATGATGACTACAATGGGTATAATGATGGCTATGGTTTTGGTTCTGATAGATTTGGAAGAG ACCTAGAATGGACTCTTTTCTCTGCAGGAATGTCGGACCACAGATACGGCGACGGGGGATCCACCTTCCAGAGCACGACTGGCCACTGCGTCCACATGAGAGGTCTGCCTTACAGAGCTACGGAGAACGACATCTATAAC TTCTTCTCACCTCTGAACCCTGTAAGAGTACACATCGAAATCGGACCGGATGGCAGAGTAACTGGAGAGGCAGACGTTGAATTTGCTACTCATGAGGATGCAGTGGCCGCTATGTCCAAAGACAAAGCAAATATGC aacACAGATATGTAGAACTCTTCTTGAATTCTACAGCAGGAGGAAGTGGTGGTGCCTATGGCAGTCAGATGATGGGAGCAATGG TCAAGGAATCGGAAGGGGTAGTCCAAGATTGGAACACTAGCACATTGCCAG GAAGCCAATCCAGTTACGGTGGTCCAGCCAACCAGCAGTTGAGCGGGGGTTATGGAGGAGGATATGGTGGTCAAAGCAGCATGAGTGGATATG ACCCCGGGAGCCAGGGCGCCATGAACAGCAGTTACTACAGCAGCGGGAACCGCGCGTCCATGGGAGTGAATGGCATGGGCGGCATGTCGAACATGTCCAACATGAGTGGTGGCTGGGGAATGTAA
- the HNRNPH1 gene encoding heterogeneous nuclear ribonucleoprotein H isoform X8, which translates to MDPCHTEETEGEIPGLATTEAETEPSLTPNVMLNTESSEGYVVKVRGLPWSCSTEEVQRFFSDCKILNGALGIRFIYTREGRPSGEAFAELESEEDVKLALKKDRETMGHRYVEVFKSNNVEMDWVLKHTGPNSPDTANDGFVRLRGLPFGCSKEEIVQFFSGLEIVPNGITLPVDFQGRSTGEAFVQFASQEIAEKALKKHKERIGHRYIEIFKSSRAEVRTHYDPPRKLLAMQRPGPYDRPGLTRGYNSLGRGSSLERMRRGAYGGGYGGYDDYNGYNDGYGFGSDRFGREWTLFSAGMSDHRYGDGGSTFQSTTGHCVHMRGLPYRATENDIYNFFSPLNPVRVHIEIGPDGRVTGEADVEFATHEDAVAAMSKDKANMQHRYVELFLNSTAGGSGGAYGSQMMGAMVKESEGVVQDWNTSTLPGSQSSYGGPANQQLSGGYGGGYGGQSSMSGYDPGSQGAMNSSYYSSGNRASMGVNGMGGMSNMSNMSGGWGM; encoded by the exons ATGGACCCTTGTCACACCGAGGAGACGGAGGGCGAGATCCCCGGCTTGG CAACTACAGAAGCTGAGACGGAGCCGAGCCTCACCCCCAATGTGATGCTCAACACGGAGAGCAGCGAGGGATATGTGGTGAAAGTCAGGGGGCTGCCTTGGTCCTGCTCCACCGAGGAGGTGCAGAGGTTTTTCTCCG actgcAAAATCCTAAATGGGGCTTTGGGTATCCGTTTCATCTACACCAGGGAGGGCAGACCGAGTGGAGAAGCATTTGCTGAACTTGAATCAGAGGAGGATGTGAAATTGGCActgaaaaaagacagagaaacaatGGGACACAGATATGTTGAAG TTTTCAAGTCAAACAACGTTGAAATGGATTGGGTTCTGAAGCATACTGGTCCCAACAGCCCTGATACGGCTAATGATGGTTTTGTACGTCTTAGAGGACTCCCATTTGGCTGTAGTAAAGAAGAAATTGTGCAGTTTTTTTCAG GGTTGGAAATCGTGCCAAATGGGATAACATTGCCGGTGGACTTCCAGGGGAGGAGTACGGGGGAGGCCTTCGTGCAGTTTGCTTCACAGGAAATAGCTGAAAAGGCTCTaaagaaacacaaggaaagaaTAGGGCACAG GTACATTGAGATCTTCAAGAGTAGTCGAGCGGAAGTGCGCACTCACTACGACCCTCCACGCAAGCTGTTGGCAATGCAGAGACCCGGTCCTTACGACAGACCTGGTCTTACGCGGGGATATAACAGTCTTGGTAGAGGAAGTAGCTTGGAAAGAATGAGGCGCGGAGCTTACGGAGGAG GTTATGGAGGTTATGATGACTACAATGGGTATAATGATGGCTATGGTTTTGGTTCTGATAGATTTGGAAGAG AATGGACTCTTTTCTCTGCAGGAATGTCGGACCACAGATACGGCGACGGGGGATCCACCTTCCAGAGCACGACTGGCCACTGCGTCCACATGAGAGGTCTGCCTTACAGAGCTACGGAGAACGACATCTATAAC TTCTTCTCACCTCTGAACCCTGTAAGAGTACACATCGAAATCGGACCGGATGGCAGAGTAACTGGAGAGGCAGACGTTGAATTTGCTACTCATGAGGATGCAGTGGCCGCTATGTCCAAAGACAAAGCAAATATGC aacACAGATATGTAGAACTCTTCTTGAATTCTACAGCAGGAGGAAGTGGTGGTGCCTATGGCAGTCAGATGATGGGAGCAATGG TCAAGGAATCGGAAGGGGTAGTCCAAGATTGGAACACTAGCACATTGCCAG GAAGCCAATCCAGTTACGGTGGTCCAGCCAACCAGCAGTTGAGCGGGGGTTATGGAGGAGGATATGGTGGTCAAAGCAGCATGAGTGGATATG ACCCCGGGAGCCAGGGCGCCATGAACAGCAGTTACTACAGCAGCGGGAACCGCGCGTCCATGGGAGTGAATGGCATGGGCGGCATGTCGAACATGTCCAACATGAGTGGTGGCTGGGGAATGTAA
- the HNRNPH1 gene encoding heterogeneous nuclear ribonucleoprotein H isoform X7 has product MDPCHTEETEGEIPGLATTEAETEPSLTPNVMLNTESSEGYVVKVRGLPWSCSTEEVQRFFSDCKILNGALGIRFIYTREGRPSGEAFAELESEEDVKLALKKDRETMGHRYVEVFKSNNVEMDWVLKHTGPNSPDTANDGFVRLRGLPFGCSKEEIVQFFSGLEIVPNGITLPVDFQGRSTGEAFVQFASQEIAEKALKKHKERIGHRYIEIFKSSRAEVRTHYDPPRKLLAMQRPGPYDRPGLTRGYNSLGRGSSLERMRRGAYGGGYGGYDDYNGYNDGYGFGSDRFGRDLEWTLFSAGMSDHRYGDGGSTFQSTTGHCVHMRGLPYRATENDIYNFFSPLNPVRVHIEIGPDGRVTGEADVEFATHEDAVAAMSKDKANMQHRYVELFLNSTAGGSGGAYGSQMMGAMVKESEGVVQDWNTSTLPGSQSSYGGPANQQLSGGYGGGYGGQSSMSGYDPGSQGAMNSSYYSSGNRASMGVNGMGGMSNMSNMSGGWGM; this is encoded by the exons ATGGACCCTTGTCACACCGAGGAGACGGAGGGCGAGATCCCCGGCTTGG CAACTACAGAAGCTGAGACGGAGCCGAGCCTCACCCCCAATGTGATGCTCAACACGGAGAGCAGCGAGGGATATGTGGTGAAAGTCAGGGGGCTGCCTTGGTCCTGCTCCACCGAGGAGGTGCAGAGGTTTTTCTCCG actgcAAAATCCTAAATGGGGCTTTGGGTATCCGTTTCATCTACACCAGGGAGGGCAGACCGAGTGGAGAAGCATTTGCTGAACTTGAATCAGAGGAGGATGTGAAATTGGCActgaaaaaagacagagaaacaatGGGACACAGATATGTTGAAG TTTTCAAGTCAAACAACGTTGAAATGGATTGGGTTCTGAAGCATACTGGTCCCAACAGCCCTGATACGGCTAATGATGGTTTTGTACGTCTTAGAGGACTCCCATTTGGCTGTAGTAAAGAAGAAATTGTGCAGTTTTTTTCAG GGTTGGAAATCGTGCCAAATGGGATAACATTGCCGGTGGACTTCCAGGGGAGGAGTACGGGGGAGGCCTTCGTGCAGTTTGCTTCACAGGAAATAGCTGAAAAGGCTCTaaagaaacacaaggaaagaaTAGGGCACAG GTACATTGAGATCTTCAAGAGTAGTCGAGCGGAAGTGCGCACTCACTACGACCCTCCACGCAAGCTGTTGGCAATGCAGAGACCCGGTCCTTACGACAGACCTGGTCTTACGCGGGGATATAACAGTCTTGGTAGAGGAAGTAGCTTGGAAAGAATGAGGCGCGGAGCTTACGGAGGAG GTTATGGAGGTTATGATGACTACAATGGGTATAATGATGGCTATGGTTTTGGTTCTGATAGATTTGGAAGAG ACCTAGAATGGACTCTTTTCTCTGCAGGAATGTCGGACCACAGATACGGCGACGGGGGATCCACCTTCCAGAGCACGACTGGCCACTGCGTCCACATGAGAGGTCTGCCTTACAGAGCTACGGAGAACGACATCTATAAC TTCTTCTCACCTCTGAACCCTGTAAGAGTACACATCGAAATCGGACCGGATGGCAGAGTAACTGGAGAGGCAGACGTTGAATTTGCTACTCATGAGGATGCAGTGGCCGCTATGTCCAAAGACAAAGCAAATATGC aacACAGATATGTAGAACTCTTCTTGAATTCTACAGCAGGAGGAAGTGGTGGTGCCTATGGCAGTCAGATGATGGGAGCAATGG TCAAGGAATCGGAAGGGGTAGTCCAAGATTGGAACACTAGCACATTGCCAG GAAGCCAATCCAGTTACGGTGGTCCAGCCAACCAGCAGTTGAGCGGGGGTTATGGAGGAGGATATGGTGGTCAAAGCAGCATGAGTGGATATG ACCCCGGGAGCCAGGGCGCCATGAACAGCAGTTACTACAGCAGCGGGAACCGCGCGTCCATGGGAGTGAATGGCATGGGCGGCATGTCGAACATGTCCAACATGAGTGGTGGCTGGGGAATGTAA
- the HNRNPH1 gene encoding heterogeneous nuclear ribonucleoprotein H isoform X9, with protein MDPCHTEETEGEIPGLATTEAETEPSLTPNVMLNTESSEGYVVKVRGLPWSCSTEEVQRFFSDCKILNGALGIRFIYTREGRPSGEAFAELESEEDVKLALKKDRETMGHRYVEVFKSNNVEMDWVLKHTGPNSPDTANDGFVRLRGLPFGCSKEEIVQFFSGLEIVPNGITLPVDFQGRSTGEAFVQFASQEIAEKALKKHKERIGHRYIEIFKSSRAEVRTHYDPPRKLLAMQRPGPYDRPGLTRGYNSLGRGSSLERMRRGAYGGGYGGYDDYNGYNDGYGFGSDRFGRGMSDHRYGDGGSTFQSTTGHCVHMRGLPYRATENDIYNFFSPLNPVRVHIEIGPDGRVTGEADVEFATHEDAVAAMSKDKANMQHRYVELFLNSTAGGSGGAYGSQMMGAMVKESEGVVQDWNTSTLPGSQSSYGGPANQQLSGGYGGGYGGQSSMSGYDPGSQGAMNSSYYSSGNRASMGVNGMGGMSNMSNMSGGWGM; from the exons ATGGACCCTTGTCACACCGAGGAGACGGAGGGCGAGATCCCCGGCTTGG CAACTACAGAAGCTGAGACGGAGCCGAGCCTCACCCCCAATGTGATGCTCAACACGGAGAGCAGCGAGGGATATGTGGTGAAAGTCAGGGGGCTGCCTTGGTCCTGCTCCACCGAGGAGGTGCAGAGGTTTTTCTCCG actgcAAAATCCTAAATGGGGCTTTGGGTATCCGTTTCATCTACACCAGGGAGGGCAGACCGAGTGGAGAAGCATTTGCTGAACTTGAATCAGAGGAGGATGTGAAATTGGCActgaaaaaagacagagaaacaatGGGACACAGATATGTTGAAG TTTTCAAGTCAAACAACGTTGAAATGGATTGGGTTCTGAAGCATACTGGTCCCAACAGCCCTGATACGGCTAATGATGGTTTTGTACGTCTTAGAGGACTCCCATTTGGCTGTAGTAAAGAAGAAATTGTGCAGTTTTTTTCAG GGTTGGAAATCGTGCCAAATGGGATAACATTGCCGGTGGACTTCCAGGGGAGGAGTACGGGGGAGGCCTTCGTGCAGTTTGCTTCACAGGAAATAGCTGAAAAGGCTCTaaagaaacacaaggaaagaaTAGGGCACAG GTACATTGAGATCTTCAAGAGTAGTCGAGCGGAAGTGCGCACTCACTACGACCCTCCACGCAAGCTGTTGGCAATGCAGAGACCCGGTCCTTACGACAGACCTGGTCTTACGCGGGGATATAACAGTCTTGGTAGAGGAAGTAGCTTGGAAAGAATGAGGCGCGGAGCTTACGGAGGAG GTTATGGAGGTTATGATGACTACAATGGGTATAATGATGGCTATGGTTTTGGTTCTGATAGATTTGGAAGAG GAATGTCGGACCACAGATACGGCGACGGGGGATCCACCTTCCAGAGCACGACTGGCCACTGCGTCCACATGAGAGGTCTGCCTTACAGAGCTACGGAGAACGACATCTATAAC TTCTTCTCACCTCTGAACCCTGTAAGAGTACACATCGAAATCGGACCGGATGGCAGAGTAACTGGAGAGGCAGACGTTGAATTTGCTACTCATGAGGATGCAGTGGCCGCTATGTCCAAAGACAAAGCAAATATGC aacACAGATATGTAGAACTCTTCTTGAATTCTACAGCAGGAGGAAGTGGTGGTGCCTATGGCAGTCAGATGATGGGAGCAATGG TCAAGGAATCGGAAGGGGTAGTCCAAGATTGGAACACTAGCACATTGCCAG GAAGCCAATCCAGTTACGGTGGTCCAGCCAACCAGCAGTTGAGCGGGGGTTATGGAGGAGGATATGGTGGTCAAAGCAGCATGAGTGGATATG ACCCCGGGAGCCAGGGCGCCATGAACAGCAGTTACTACAGCAGCGGGAACCGCGCGTCCATGGGAGTGAATGGCATGGGCGGCATGTCGAACATGTCCAACATGAGTGGTGGCTGGGGAATGTAA
- the HNRNPH1 gene encoding heterogeneous nuclear ribonucleoprotein H isoform X5 produces MDPCHTEETEGEIPGLGFSDRSEQIVSRGVASAFEAATTEAETEPSLTPNVMLNTESSEGYVVKVRGLPWSCSTEEVQRFFSDCKILNGALGIRFIYTREGRPSGEAFAELESEEDVKLALKKDRETMGHRYVEVFKSNNVEMDWVLKHTGPNSPDTANDGFVRLRGLPFGCSKEEIVQFFSGLEIVPNGITLPVDFQGRSTGEAFVQFASQEIAEKALKKHKERIGHRYIEIFKSSRAEVRTHYDPPRKLLAMQRPGPYDRPGLTRGYNSLGRGSSLERMRRGAYGGGYGGYDDYNGYNDGYGFGSDRFGRDLEWTLFSAGMSDHRYGDGGSTFQSTTGHCVHMRGLPYRATENDIYNFFSPLNPVRVHIEIGPDGRVTGEADVEFATHEDAVAAMSKDKANMQHRYVELFLNSTAGGSGGAYGSQMMGAMGSQSSYGGPANQQLSGGYGGGYGGQSSMSGYDPGSQGAMNSSYYSSGNRASMGVNGMGGMSNMSNMSGGWGM; encoded by the exons ATGGACCCTTGTCACACCGAGGAGACGGAGGGCGAGATCCCCGGCTTGG GCTTCAGTGACCGAAGCGAGCAGATTGTTTCACGTGGGGTAGCGTCAGCATTTGAAGCTG CAACTACAGAAGCTGAGACGGAGCCGAGCCTCACCCCCAATGTGATGCTCAACACGGAGAGCAGCGAGGGATATGTGGTGAAAGTCAGGGGGCTGCCTTGGTCCTGCTCCACCGAGGAGGTGCAGAGGTTTTTCTCCG actgcAAAATCCTAAATGGGGCTTTGGGTATCCGTTTCATCTACACCAGGGAGGGCAGACCGAGTGGAGAAGCATTTGCTGAACTTGAATCAGAGGAGGATGTGAAATTGGCActgaaaaaagacagagaaacaatGGGACACAGATATGTTGAAG TTTTCAAGTCAAACAACGTTGAAATGGATTGGGTTCTGAAGCATACTGGTCCCAACAGCCCTGATACGGCTAATGATGGTTTTGTACGTCTTAGAGGACTCCCATTTGGCTGTAGTAAAGAAGAAATTGTGCAGTTTTTTTCAG GGTTGGAAATCGTGCCAAATGGGATAACATTGCCGGTGGACTTCCAGGGGAGGAGTACGGGGGAGGCCTTCGTGCAGTTTGCTTCACAGGAAATAGCTGAAAAGGCTCTaaagaaacacaaggaaagaaTAGGGCACAG GTACATTGAGATCTTCAAGAGTAGTCGAGCGGAAGTGCGCACTCACTACGACCCTCCACGCAAGCTGTTGGCAATGCAGAGACCCGGTCCTTACGACAGACCTGGTCTTACGCGGGGATATAACAGTCTTGGTAGAGGAAGTAGCTTGGAAAGAATGAGGCGCGGAGCTTACGGAGGAG GTTATGGAGGTTATGATGACTACAATGGGTATAATGATGGCTATGGTTTTGGTTCTGATAGATTTGGAAGAG ACCTAGAATGGACTCTTTTCTCTGCAGGAATGTCGGACCACAGATACGGCGACGGGGGATCCACCTTCCAGAGCACGACTGGCCACTGCGTCCACATGAGAGGTCTGCCTTACAGAGCTACGGAGAACGACATCTATAAC TTCTTCTCACCTCTGAACCCTGTAAGAGTACACATCGAAATCGGACCGGATGGCAGAGTAACTGGAGAGGCAGACGTTGAATTTGCTACTCATGAGGATGCAGTGGCCGCTATGTCCAAAGACAAAGCAAATATGC aacACAGATATGTAGAACTCTTCTTGAATTCTACAGCAGGAGGAAGTGGTGGTGCCTATGGCAGTCAGATGATGGGAGCAATGG GAAGCCAATCCAGTTACGGTGGTCCAGCCAACCAGCAGTTGAGCGGGGGTTATGGAGGAGGATATGGTGGTCAAAGCAGCATGAGTGGATATG ACCCCGGGAGCCAGGGCGCCATGAACAGCAGTTACTACAGCAGCGGGAACCGCGCGTCCATGGGAGTGAATGGCATGGGCGGCATGTCGAACATGTCCAACATGAGTGGTGGCTGGGGAATGTAA
- the HNRNPH1 gene encoding heterogeneous nuclear ribonucleoprotein H isoform X2 encodes MDPCHTEETEGEIPGLGFSDRSEQIVSRGVASAFEAATTEAETEPSLTPNVMLNTESSEGYVVKVRGLPWSCSTEEVQRFFSDCKILNGALGIRFIYTREGRPSGEAFAELESEEDVKLALKKDRETMGHRYVEVFKSNNVEMDWVLKHTGPNSPDTANDGFVRLRGLPFGCSKEEIVQFFSGLEIVPNGITLPVDFQGRSTGEAFVQFASQEIAEKALKKHKERIGHRYIEIFKSSRAEVRTHYDPPRKLLAMQRPGPYDRPGLTRGYNSLGRGSSLERMRRGAYGGGYGGYDDYNGYNDGYGFGSDRFGREWTLFSAGMSDHRYGDGGSTFQSTTGHCVHMRGLPYRATENDIYNFFSPLNPVRVHIEIGPDGRVTGEADVEFATHEDAVAAMSKDKANMQHRYVELFLNSTAGGSGGAYGSQMMGAMVKESEGVVQDWNTSTLPGSQSSYGGPANQQLSGGYGGGYGGQSSMSGYDPGSQGAMNSSYYSSGNRASMGVNGMGGMSNMSNMSGGWGM; translated from the exons ATGGACCCTTGTCACACCGAGGAGACGGAGGGCGAGATCCCCGGCTTGG GCTTCAGTGACCGAAGCGAGCAGATTGTTTCACGTGGGGTAGCGTCAGCATTTGAAGCTG CAACTACAGAAGCTGAGACGGAGCCGAGCCTCACCCCCAATGTGATGCTCAACACGGAGAGCAGCGAGGGATATGTGGTGAAAGTCAGGGGGCTGCCTTGGTCCTGCTCCACCGAGGAGGTGCAGAGGTTTTTCTCCG actgcAAAATCCTAAATGGGGCTTTGGGTATCCGTTTCATCTACACCAGGGAGGGCAGACCGAGTGGAGAAGCATTTGCTGAACTTGAATCAGAGGAGGATGTGAAATTGGCActgaaaaaagacagagaaacaatGGGACACAGATATGTTGAAG TTTTCAAGTCAAACAACGTTGAAATGGATTGGGTTCTGAAGCATACTGGTCCCAACAGCCCTGATACGGCTAATGATGGTTTTGTACGTCTTAGAGGACTCCCATTTGGCTGTAGTAAAGAAGAAATTGTGCAGTTTTTTTCAG GGTTGGAAATCGTGCCAAATGGGATAACATTGCCGGTGGACTTCCAGGGGAGGAGTACGGGGGAGGCCTTCGTGCAGTTTGCTTCACAGGAAATAGCTGAAAAGGCTCTaaagaaacacaaggaaagaaTAGGGCACAG GTACATTGAGATCTTCAAGAGTAGTCGAGCGGAAGTGCGCACTCACTACGACCCTCCACGCAAGCTGTTGGCAATGCAGAGACCCGGTCCTTACGACAGACCTGGTCTTACGCGGGGATATAACAGTCTTGGTAGAGGAAGTAGCTTGGAAAGAATGAGGCGCGGAGCTTACGGAGGAG GTTATGGAGGTTATGATGACTACAATGGGTATAATGATGGCTATGGTTTTGGTTCTGATAGATTTGGAAGAG AATGGACTCTTTTCTCTGCAGGAATGTCGGACCACAGATACGGCGACGGGGGATCCACCTTCCAGAGCACGACTGGCCACTGCGTCCACATGAGAGGTCTGCCTTACAGAGCTACGGAGAACGACATCTATAAC TTCTTCTCACCTCTGAACCCTGTAAGAGTACACATCGAAATCGGACCGGATGGCAGAGTAACTGGAGAGGCAGACGTTGAATTTGCTACTCATGAGGATGCAGTGGCCGCTATGTCCAAAGACAAAGCAAATATGC aacACAGATATGTAGAACTCTTCTTGAATTCTACAGCAGGAGGAAGTGGTGGTGCCTATGGCAGTCAGATGATGGGAGCAATGG TCAAGGAATCGGAAGGGGTAGTCCAAGATTGGAACACTAGCACATTGCCAG GAAGCCAATCCAGTTACGGTGGTCCAGCCAACCAGCAGTTGAGCGGGGGTTATGGAGGAGGATATGGTGGTCAAAGCAGCATGAGTGGATATG ACCCCGGGAGCCAGGGCGCCATGAACAGCAGTTACTACAGCAGCGGGAACCGCGCGTCCATGGGAGTGAATGGCATGGGCGGCATGTCGAACATGTCCAACATGAGTGGTGGCTGGGGAATGTAA
- the HNRNPH1 gene encoding heterogeneous nuclear ribonucleoprotein H isoform X3, with the protein MDPCHTEETEGEIPGLGFSDRSEQIVSRGVASAFEAATTEAETEPSLTPNVMLNTESSEGYVVKVRGLPWSCSTEEVQRFFSDCKILNGALGIRFIYTREGRPSGEAFAELESEEDVKLALKKDRETMGHRYVEVFKSNNVEMDWVLKHTGPNSPDTANDGFVRLRGLPFGCSKEEIVQFFSGLEIVPNGITLPVDFQGRSTGEAFVQFASQEIAEKALKKHKERIGHRYIEIFKSSRAEVRTHYDPPRKLLAMQRPGPYDRPGLTRGYNSLGRGSSLERMRRGAYGGGYGGYDDYNGYNDGYGFGSDRFGRGMSDHRYGDGGSTFQSTTGHCVHMRGLPYRATENDIYNFFSPLNPVRVHIEIGPDGRVTGEADVEFATHEDAVAAMSKDKANMQHRYVELFLNSTAGGSGGAYGSQMMGAMVKESEGVVQDWNTSTLPGSQSSYGGPANQQLSGGYGGGYGGQSSMSGYDPGSQGAMNSSYYSSGNRASMGVNGMGGMSNMSNMSGGWGM; encoded by the exons ATGGACCCTTGTCACACCGAGGAGACGGAGGGCGAGATCCCCGGCTTGG GCTTCAGTGACCGAAGCGAGCAGATTGTTTCACGTGGGGTAGCGTCAGCATTTGAAGCTG CAACTACAGAAGCTGAGACGGAGCCGAGCCTCACCCCCAATGTGATGCTCAACACGGAGAGCAGCGAGGGATATGTGGTGAAAGTCAGGGGGCTGCCTTGGTCCTGCTCCACCGAGGAGGTGCAGAGGTTTTTCTCCG actgcAAAATCCTAAATGGGGCTTTGGGTATCCGTTTCATCTACACCAGGGAGGGCAGACCGAGTGGAGAAGCATTTGCTGAACTTGAATCAGAGGAGGATGTGAAATTGGCActgaaaaaagacagagaaacaatGGGACACAGATATGTTGAAG TTTTCAAGTCAAACAACGTTGAAATGGATTGGGTTCTGAAGCATACTGGTCCCAACAGCCCTGATACGGCTAATGATGGTTTTGTACGTCTTAGAGGACTCCCATTTGGCTGTAGTAAAGAAGAAATTGTGCAGTTTTTTTCAG GGTTGGAAATCGTGCCAAATGGGATAACATTGCCGGTGGACTTCCAGGGGAGGAGTACGGGGGAGGCCTTCGTGCAGTTTGCTTCACAGGAAATAGCTGAAAAGGCTCTaaagaaacacaaggaaagaaTAGGGCACAG GTACATTGAGATCTTCAAGAGTAGTCGAGCGGAAGTGCGCACTCACTACGACCCTCCACGCAAGCTGTTGGCAATGCAGAGACCCGGTCCTTACGACAGACCTGGTCTTACGCGGGGATATAACAGTCTTGGTAGAGGAAGTAGCTTGGAAAGAATGAGGCGCGGAGCTTACGGAGGAG GTTATGGAGGTTATGATGACTACAATGGGTATAATGATGGCTATGGTTTTGGTTCTGATAGATTTGGAAGAG GAATGTCGGACCACAGATACGGCGACGGGGGATCCACCTTCCAGAGCACGACTGGCCACTGCGTCCACATGAGAGGTCTGCCTTACAGAGCTACGGAGAACGACATCTATAAC TTCTTCTCACCTCTGAACCCTGTAAGAGTACACATCGAAATCGGACCGGATGGCAGAGTAACTGGAGAGGCAGACGTTGAATTTGCTACTCATGAGGATGCAGTGGCCGCTATGTCCAAAGACAAAGCAAATATGC aacACAGATATGTAGAACTCTTCTTGAATTCTACAGCAGGAGGAAGTGGTGGTGCCTATGGCAGTCAGATGATGGGAGCAATGG TCAAGGAATCGGAAGGGGTAGTCCAAGATTGGAACACTAGCACATTGCCAG GAAGCCAATCCAGTTACGGTGGTCCAGCCAACCAGCAGTTGAGCGGGGGTTATGGAGGAGGATATGGTGGTCAAAGCAGCATGAGTGGATATG ACCCCGGGAGCCAGGGCGCCATGAACAGCAGTTACTACAGCAGCGGGAACCGCGCGTCCATGGGAGTGAATGGCATGGGCGGCATGTCGAACATGTCCAACATGAGTGGTGGCTGGGGAATGTAA